The segment ACTCTCCATTTCCCTGGTTTGCGTATGGATTGTGAAGGTATCCCCAGCTGTCGCGATACACAGTCTCCCCTGAGGAAAAGCTCCAGGAGCCATCCTCAGCCATCGTCCAGGTCCCTACTACAGCGCTGCTGTCTTGGCTTCTTCCGGATTGTCTGCTTTCAGAGCCTCTGTCTGAGCTGCCCCGGGAATCCCAGACCTCCACGGTGCATGACGCCTCTTTTCCGCCGGCGCGGGCGCGGATCACTGTGGTTCCTCTGCGCAGACCGATGACTGTTCCCTTATCATCCACTGAAGCGATGCCCGGATTGTCTGAGGAAAATACCGGGACAGTCTCCGTATCGCCGCCTTCTATGGAAACCTGAAGAGTCTGGGTGCTTCCCACCCTGAGCCTCATGGTTTCCGGGAAGATCTGAATTCGATCCACCTGATTTTCCTCCACCAGCACTACCTGGCAGGCAGCTGTCTTGGTGGGATCACTGGCGGAGCTGACTTTTACTGTAAGAGTTCCGCTCGCTTTAGGAGTAAACAGCAGAACTTCCTGGCCGCTCTCTGTCATCCGGGTACCGTCTGTTTCCACGTCAAGCTCTGAAAAATCCACGGCGGAAAGGTCACCGGAAAACTCCCACTTCAGCTTATCGTTTTCGTCCTCTACGGGACCGTTATCCCAGGAGAGAAGGCTGGGGCAGAATCTTGCATCATCCATCGTGCCCTCGTCATTCTGATCGAAATAATAGAGCACAGTGCCCTCCTCTGTGATGGGAAGCTGTGTATCAAGGCTGACTGCAGAAGAATAATTAAAATCATACAGGTTGCTTCCATTCAGAAGATAGCTGGATTCCACTGCAGCTGTTGAGCCGAAGGCCCAGCAGGTATTTGTAAACCTCTGATCTCTGACTGGTGTCAGGACACCGGCATCCCGCAGGTCAAATGACTCTGGAAGCATGATGTCCAGTTCTCCGGCCTGTCCAGTCTCCCGCAAGGAGGGTTTCTCCTGTGTCTGAAGAATATGTCCTTCATAGACATAACAGGTTTCCTCATCTTGGCCTAAAAGCACTTCTCCCTCTGTTTCATTTTCTTCAGAAGTATGCTCTGTCATAGGATAATAGACATCCGGGTCTATCTCAAGTTCTGAAATCTGCTCCGTTTTTCCTTCCTCCAAAGACGCATCGTTGCACAGGGCCTTCATGGAAAAATATGCGTAGTAGTTGTTTGATCCATTACCCTCCATGAACCCATTTCCCATGTCAATCCAGTCTTCCCCTTCAGCCGGATCATACAGAAAGCAAATCCTCTCCTGCTTTGGAATATTTGCAATTCCGCTATTGTTCATTACCATTGGCACAGCCAGGGTTTCACTGCCGTCGTTTTCTATTTTCAGAATAATCTCAAATGGCTCTCCCGGCTGCAGCAGGATGGTCTTATCCAGGCGTACGGTATAATATCCGGCATACATCTTGGAGCCGGAGGCGTAAACATTTTCTTCGTTCCATCCTTTGCCGACGTCATCTCCCCGATTGACGGCAATCTCATAGTGAACATTATTGTTCAGGAGATCAAAAGAAACTGCCTTAAGAACATCGGCTGCGTCTTCCTCCGCAGTAAAAACCGTTGAGGTCATCAGCTGATTTGCAGTGGTGGTCCAAATTAACTCTGCGTTATACGGAAGACTTGTAAGCTGATACATTTTATTGTAATTGTCTGCCGTCTCCGTAGCCTCATATGCCCAGGCATTATCGGTGGAAACAAGCCTTCTGTCGCAGTAGGACACATAGTAGTAGCCGTCCTCCCCGGCACTGTCTCCCCAGGAATTCCGGACTATCCATGCTCCGTCCTCCTCTGGGAGCATAGAATTCAGCCATTCTTCCAGCTCTTCCTCTTCGGCGGCTTTCGGCCTCTGCTCAGGCTCTTCATAATCCGCGTCGGAATCCGTAGCTTTCTGAGGGCGGCGGTCATCGTCGTCATCCTCGTGCTCCGGAATTTCCATGTCTGCATTGGAATCTGTGGCTTTCTGAACCCGTGCCTTTTTGGCAGAAGGCTCAGGCTCGGACTCAGGCAGAGCTTTCAGCGCATTGCTGGCTGTTGCATCCGGAAGCAGCTCCACATCCCGGTCGATCACATAGCGGAAATTATCTTTTGAATAATTGTCATCCCATCCTACGATCACTACCTCGTGATTCACCATAGCTATATTTCCCCGGTCAAAATCGTTGGCCAGAGTGTAGACCGGATTCCCGTTGTCGTATCTTAGCAGGTAATACTCCCATCCGTTAAAATAGTAGTTTTCCGGTTTTTCACAGGCCAGCGAACCCCAGTATATTCCAGCTGTCACGCCTCCATAAGTCATAATGGCATTTTTTAAATGCTCCTCCCACCCGGGATTTTCCTCTTCGCTTCCGTCTCCATTGATAAACCGGTACCGCTTCGGAAGGGCAATTCCATTCTGCACATGGATCGCCGGTTCATGCCCGCTTTCATAGACAATCCCCTCCTCCTGGAGATACTTATCATACTCTTCATAAGTTTCCGAGCCCTCCAAATCCCGAATACTATCCATTGGCAGAGCACTCTCCTCCACCGGCCCCAGCCAGGAGGAATAATAGCTCTGAGGCATTGGATAAGTTCCTCCGCTGTTTACTCCTCTTCCTGAATAACTGGGATTCTCCAGTTTCTCCCAAACGATCTGACCTGTATCGGGGTTAGGGACCGAAGTGTAGTAGGGGCTTCTTCCATTCATCTGGTAAGGCGAGTCCGAACCCTGCAGGGCAGCCACCATGTGCAGATCCGAAAAATCCGTCTTTTTTACCGTGGAAGCGGACAGATCCATTTTTTGAATGGAAACCGTAAAAGGCTGGGGCTCTTCCTGTTCTCCCATTGAGAATACCCGAAGAAAATACGTTCCGGCCCGCACTTCTTTTCGGACAAGCCGCTGGCCGTTCTTTCTCTCGGAAATGCCCAGCCTGGACAGAGAGCTGTCCAAAAGCTCCGCACCGTATGGGCTGGAGCTGTCCTCAAAGGTTACCGAAATCGTCAGGTCGCATTTGCTGTCCAGGGAAAAAATATAATATTGCTCCTTATACCCTTCCGGCATTACATCCTCAAAACGGCTGGGAAAACTGACAAAGGAGCTGTTTTGGCTGGAAAGCCCCGCTGTCTCTGTTTCTCCATAGGGCGCCGCTCCCCACGCGCCAAATCCGTTCTGAAGAGTCAGAACCGCCGCCAGAAAAAGTGCCCCAGACTTTTTAAGTTGTCTTAATAGGTGATATCGTTTCATTAATTTTACCGTCCTTTGCGTTCCCCGCTCATTTGTATCTCTGCTATTCCGGAAATCGGCTTAGATATAAATGGCGCTATCTTTTATTTTTCAGCAGTGGTTTCCCCAATTTTCCCAATTACTTCTGTAAGTGCTAATTAGACTCAGATATCTGCTGCAGCTGTTCAGCCTTCTTCTCTGCGGCCGGTGTCCGTCCTTTTCTGCCCGTCCGAGACTTTTGGGAAAAAATGAGTCCGTCTTTCCCCTTCTTCACCGTCACCTCATCCCCGCTCTTAAAAGTACCTGAGAGAATTTCCTCGGACAGCCTGTCTTCAATCAGGGTCTGAATCGTCCTCCTGAGAGGCCTTGCGCCGTACTTCTCGTCATATCCCTTTTCGGCCAGGTAATCTCTGGCACTGCTGTCCACTGTAAGAGCAATGTTCATCTGCTCCTTCGTTCTCTTGGCGATGGAGGCCACCATAATTGCGGCGATAGCCCTGATATTTTCTCTGCTGAGCGGATGGAATACGGTAATGTCATCGATCCTGTTTAAAAACTCCGGCTTAAACAGGCGCTTTACCTCCTCCATCACCCGCTCCTTCATAAATTCATAATTGGCCTTCTCGTCATTTTCCGACGCAAAGCCCAGCCGCTTCGGAGAAATAATATTCTGCGCCCCTGCATTGGAGGTCATAATGAGAATCGTATTCTTAAAGTCAATTTTCCTGCCCTGGGCGTCGGTGATGTGACCGTCGTCGAGTATCTGCAGAAGAATATTGAATACATCCGGGTGTGCCTTTTCAATCTCATCAAAGAGGATCACAGAGTAAGGATTTCTCCTCACCTTTTCACTGAGCTGCCCGCCCTCATCGTAGCCGACATAGCCTGGCGGAGAGCCGATCATCCTGGATACACTGTGCTTTTCCATGTACTCCGACATGTCCACGCGGATCATGGCATGCTCTGTTCCAAACATAGCCTCGCACAGCGCCTTGGACAGCTCTGTCTTTCCCACTCCAGTAGGCCCGAGAAACAGGAAGGAGCCAATAGGCCTCTTTGGATCCTTGAGTCCCACTCTGCCTCTTCGGATAGCCTTGGCCACGGCTGCCACTGCCTCCTCCTGGCCTACCACGCGCTCGTGAAGCACAGACTCCAGTTTCAGAAGCCTTTCTGACTCGCCCTCAGACAGCTTTCTGACAGGGATTTTTGTCCACTCAGAAACCACATCGGCTATCTCATTTTCTCCCACAACCAGCTTTCTCTGGCTCTTTTCCTCCTGCCATTTTTCTCGGAGCTTCTCAATCTGTTCCAGCTTGCTGCTCTGCTCCTTCTTTATCTCCCCTGCCTTCTCGTAGGCCTCCTCCCGAATAGCGTTTTCCTTCTCATCCTCCAGCTTTTTGACTTCTTCCTCCAGATTTTTAATCTCCTCCGGTTCTGTGTAAACAGTCAGCCGGATCTTGGAGGCTGCCTCGTCGATCAGATCGATCGCCTTGTCCGGGAGGAATCTGTCATTGATATACCTGGCGGCCAGCCTGACAGCGGCTCTGAGGGCTTCATCTGTGATC is part of the Clostridium sp. M62/1 genome and harbors:
- a CDS encoding lectin like domain-containing protein translates to MKRYHLLRQLKKSGALFLAAVLTLQNGFGAWGAAPYGETETAGLSSQNSSFVSFPSRFEDVMPEGYKEQYYIFSLDSKCDLTISVTFEDSSSPYGAELLDSSLSRLGISERKNGQRLVRKEVRAGTYFLRVFSMGEQEEPQPFTVSIQKMDLSASTVKKTDFSDLHMVAALQGSDSPYQMNGRSPYYTSVPNPDTGQIVWEKLENPSYSGRGVNSGGTYPMPQSYYSSWLGPVEESALPMDSIRDLEGSETYEEYDKYLQEEGIVYESGHEPAIHVQNGIALPKRYRFINGDGSEEENPGWEEHLKNAIMTYGGVTAGIYWGSLACEKPENYYFNGWEYYLLRYDNGNPVYTLANDFDRGNIAMVNHEVVIVGWDDNYSKDNFRYVIDRDVELLPDATASNALKALPESEPEPSAKKARVQKATDSNADMEIPEHEDDDDDRRPQKATDSDADYEEPEQRPKAAEEEELEEWLNSMLPEEDGAWIVRNSWGDSAGEDGYYYVSYCDRRLVSTDNAWAYEATETADNYNKMYQLTSLPYNAELIWTTTANQLMTSTVFTAEEDAADVLKAVSFDLLNNNVHYEIAVNRGDDVGKGWNEENVYASGSKMYAGYYTVRLDKTILLQPGEPFEIILKIENDGSETLAVPMVMNNSGIANIPKQERICFLYDPAEGEDWIDMGNGFMEGNGSNNYYAYFSMKALCNDASLEEGKTEQISELEIDPDVYYPMTEHTSEENETEGEVLLGQDEETCYVYEGHILQTQEKPSLRETGQAGELDIMLPESFDLRDAGVLTPVRDQRFTNTCWAFGSTAAVESSYLLNGSNLYDFNYSSAVSLDTQLPITEEGTVLYYFDQNDEGTMDDARFCPSLLSWDNGPVEDENDKLKWEFSGDLSAVDFSELDVETDGTRMTESGQEVLLFTPKASGTLTVKVSSASDPTKTAACQVVLVEENQVDRIQIFPETMRLRVGSTQTLQVSIEGGDTETVPVFSSDNPGIASVDDKGTVIGLRRGTTVIRARAGGKEASCTVEVWDSRGSSDRGSESRQSGRSQDSSAVVGTWTMAEDGSWSFSSGETVYRDSWGYLHNPYANQGNGESGWFRFDSEGKMVVGWYQDLDGRWYYLNPVSDGSLGKMLTGWQWIPDASGREYCYYFYPDSGSPMGSMAAGLTTPDGYSVNEQGRWCVDGEEQTR
- a CDS encoding ATP-dependent Clp protease ATP-binding subunit, yielding MIDRFTEKAREAIRLAVETAGELEHGYVGTEHLLLGLLREGTGVASMILEHYGVTEEKVLALMERLISPAAPTRLKGELEYTPGARRTLEASYEEAVLFKAPLIGTEHILIAMIKNGKCTAARLLNTMNVNIQKLYVDLLSAMGDDAPAGKEELAGKAKREKGDTPNLDHFSRDLTQMAREGRLDPVIGRETEMRRVVQILSRRTKNNPCLIGEPGVGKTAVVEGLAQLIVSGDVPETIAGKRVVSLDLSGMVAGSKYRGEFEERIKKVLSEIREDGNILLFIDEIHTIIGAGGAEGAIDASNILKPSLARGELQLIGATTVEEYRKYIEKDAALERRFQPVMVEEPTEEESFAILRGLRGHYEEHHKVEITDEALRAAVRLAARYINDRFLPDKAIDLIDEAASKIRLTVYTEPEEIKNLEEEVKKLEDEKENAIREEAYEKAGEIKKEQSSKLEQIEKLREKWQEEKSQRKLVVGENEIADVVSEWTKIPVRKLSEGESERLLKLESVLHERVVGQEEAVAAVAKAIRRGRVGLKDPKRPIGSFLFLGPTGVGKTELSKALCEAMFGTEHAMIRVDMSEYMEKHSVSRMIGSPPGYVGYDEGGQLSEKVRRNPYSVILFDEIEKAHPDVFNILLQILDDGHITDAQGRKIDFKNTILIMTSNAGAQNIISPKRLGFASENDEKANYEFMKERVMEEVKRLFKPEFLNRIDDITVFHPLSRENIRAIAAIMVASIAKRTKEQMNIALTVDSSARDYLAEKGYDEKYGARPLRRTIQTLIEDRLSEEILSGTFKSGDEVTVKKGKDGLIFSQKSRTGRKGRTPAAEKKAEQLQQISESN